From Thiohalorhabdus denitrificans, the proteins below share one genomic window:
- a CDS encoding N-acetylmuramoyl-L-alanine amidase produces MWTAPDHTRVVLDLDGQVDHRLFRLKDPARVVVDLEGVESRADPEDLELPDPVLEAVRTGYPESGTFRVVMDLRQDVKPKTFQLKPHGRHGHRLVIDLYREEGGDRPVAEARERTGADEVLVAVDAGHGGEDPGAIGPGGVQEKDVVLELAKRVARELDRKPGVRTFLIRDGDYFVELEERTKMAREANADLFLSVHADAFHTPNARGASVYALSRKGATDEAAAWLARSENKADLAGGVDLGKVDEVVASVLLDLSQTATISDSLALGSGILDQLESFTRLHSDEVSQAPFRVLKSPDIPSILIEAGFISNREEARRLQSDQYQNRIARAVANGSARFLKERGMQPMIASGNGSAIEYTVQEGDTLWSIAERHQTSVSTIKKANDLQGSTLLVGKVLEIP; encoded by the coding sequence ATGTGGACGGCCCCGGACCACACCCGGGTGGTCCTGGATCTGGACGGCCAGGTGGACCATCGCCTCTTCCGCCTCAAGGACCCTGCCCGGGTGGTGGTGGACCTGGAAGGGGTGGAGAGCCGGGCCGACCCCGAGGATCTGGAGCTCCCCGACCCCGTCCTGGAAGCCGTGCGCACCGGCTATCCGGAAAGCGGCACTTTCCGGGTGGTGATGGACCTGCGGCAGGACGTCAAGCCCAAGACCTTCCAGCTCAAACCCCACGGCCGGCACGGACACCGTCTGGTGATCGACCTCTACCGTGAGGAGGGGGGCGATCGCCCGGTGGCCGAGGCCCGCGAGCGCACCGGTGCGGACGAGGTGCTGGTGGCCGTGGACGCCGGGCACGGCGGCGAGGATCCCGGGGCCATCGGCCCCGGTGGGGTGCAGGAGAAGGACGTGGTGCTCGAGCTCGCCAAGCGGGTGGCGCGGGAGCTTGACAGGAAGCCGGGTGTCCGGACTTTCCTGATCCGGGACGGAGACTATTTCGTGGAGCTGGAAGAGCGGACGAAGATGGCCCGGGAGGCCAACGCGGACCTGTTCCTGTCCGTCCACGCGGACGCCTTCCACACCCCCAATGCCCGGGGGGCCTCCGTGTACGCCCTGTCGCGCAAAGGGGCCACCGACGAGGCGGCGGCCTGGCTGGCGCGCAGCGAGAACAAGGCGGACCTGGCTGGGGGGGTGGATTTGGGGAAGGTGGACGAGGTGGTGGCCTCGGTACTCCTCGACCTGTCGCAGACGGCCACCATCAGCGACAGCCTGGCGTTGGGAAGCGGCATCCTTGATCAGTTGGAGAGCTTCACCCGGCTGCACAGCGATGAGGTGAGCCAGGCCCCGTTCCGGGTCCTGAAGTCCCCGGACATCCCGTCCATCCTCATCGAGGCTGGCTTCATCTCCAACCGGGAGGAGGCGCGGCGCCTCCAGAGCGACCAGTACCAGAACCGCATCGCCCGGGCGGTCGCCAACGGCAGCGCCCGCTTCCTGAAGGAACGGGGCATGCAGCCGATGATCGCCAGCGGGAATGGCTCCGCCATCGAATACACCGTGCAGGAGGGGGACACCCTCTGGTCCATCGCCGAGCGCCACCAGACGAGCGTTTCCACCATCAAGAAGGCCAACGACCTCCAGGGCTCCACGCTCCTGGTGGGGAAGGTGCTGGAGATTCCCTGA
- the tsaE gene encoding tRNA (adenosine(37)-N6)-threonylcarbamoyltransferase complex ATPase subunit type 1 TsaE, which translates to MEAERRIEGERVQEGLGEHLAASLRPGMVIHLRGEIGAGKTTLVRGLLRGLGVEGPIKSPTYTLVEPYKGYAGPIYHFDLYRLSDPEELQFFGAEEYFCPRCICILEWAERAGGVLPPPDAIIETSYLDAEGRRIRLKAGSEAGRSLVEAFTGYGGDTDAD; encoded by the coding sequence TTGGAAGCGGAGCGCCGCATCGAGGGGGAACGGGTCCAGGAGGGGCTGGGGGAGCATCTGGCCGCCTCCCTGCGCCCGGGCATGGTCATCCACCTGCGCGGGGAGATCGGAGCGGGCAAGACCACCCTCGTGCGCGGACTGCTGCGCGGACTGGGGGTCGAGGGCCCCATCAAGAGTCCCACCTATACGCTGGTGGAACCGTACAAAGGGTATGCCGGACCCATTTACCATTTTGATCTGTATCGGCTGTCCGACCCTGAAGAGTTGCAATTTTTTGGGGCCGAGGAGTACTTTTGCCCGAGATGCATTTGTATTTTGGAATGGGCGGAACGGGCCGGGGGTGTCCTGCCCCCTCCGGACGCAATTATTGAAACCAGCTACCTGGATGCCGAGGGCCGGAGGATCCGGTTGAAGGCGGGATCCGAGGCTGGACGCTCCCTGGTGGAGGCTTTCACCGGCTATGGCGGGGATACCGATGCGGATTAA
- a CDS encoding CBS domain-containing protein gives MPKAREIMTPDPVTVTEDTGVQEVAELLLETQHHGVPVVDEDNRLVGLVTDSDLVDSNKRIHLPTMITILDTLIPISGVKQYEEDLRKATATTAGDLCTRDVDYVTPEADLSEVATLLSEHHIHIVPVLDEDQKLLGIVTNTDIIRALSQRG, from the coding sequence ATGCCCAAAGCACGCGAGATCATGACCCCGGACCCGGTAACCGTTACCGAGGACACCGGAGTCCAGGAGGTGGCCGAGCTGCTACTGGAGACGCAGCACCACGGCGTCCCGGTGGTGGATGAAGACAACCGCCTGGTGGGCCTGGTCACCGATTCGGACCTGGTGGACAGCAACAAGCGCATCCATCTGCCCACCATGATCACCATCCTGGACACCCTGATCCCCATCTCGGGGGTCAAACAGTACGAGGAGGACTTGCGCAAGGCCACCGCCACCACCGCCGGGGACCTGTGCACCCGGGACGTGGACTACGTGACCCCCGAGGCCGATCTCTCGGAGGTAGCCACCCTGTTGTCCGAGCACCACATCCACATCGTTCCCGTACTCGATGAGGACCAGAAGCTCCTCGGGATCGTCACCAACACCGACATCATCCGGGCGCTCAGCCAGCGGGGATAG
- a CDS encoding NAD(P)H-hydrate dehydratase, with product MEDRLYTAEEVRRLDRAAMDAGIPGLVLMERAGEGVVDAIDTRWPRIGELRVVVLAGGGNNGGDGYVVARRLRERGCRVDLIAASDPDRLQGDAAQAARRWREEGGEVLPASASPAGYDLVVDALLGTGLDREVRPPYRELIEAANADTAPVVAVDIPSGLHSDTGQVLGVAAAAELTVTFVGLKRGLFTAEGPGTAGEVRFEGLGIPEGIRSARPAAGRRLVAAALRLEARRGNAHKGDFGRVVVAGGATGTTGAAVMAAWSALRGGAGWVVCCLPREASAQATASRPELMTAAWDSDTGLPEAATARSGVLAVGPGMGRSAQALTLLEDALAQPVPVVVDADGLNLLAEHPHLVEAAACRDAPTVLTPHPGEAARLLGTEPGRVQADRFEAAQRIAERYDAVCCLKGAGSVVRAPDGRYAVNPTGNPGMAMAGQGDVLTGIVAARLAADRGDAFQASCRAVWAHGRAADRVAEERGPFGYTATECADALPGVWAELVPAPRAAANN from the coding sequence ATGGAAGATCGTCTCTACACCGCTGAGGAGGTCCGCCGTCTGGACCGGGCGGCCATGGACGCCGGCATCCCGGGCCTGGTGCTCATGGAGCGGGCCGGGGAGGGGGTCGTGGACGCCATCGACACCCGCTGGCCGCGGATTGGCGAGCTCCGCGTGGTGGTCCTGGCCGGGGGCGGCAACAACGGCGGTGACGGCTACGTGGTGGCGCGCCGGCTCCGCGAGCGGGGATGCCGGGTGGACCTGATCGCCGCCTCGGACCCCGACCGTTTGCAGGGGGATGCGGCCCAGGCCGCCCGGCGCTGGCGGGAGGAGGGCGGCGAGGTACTGCCGGCCTCCGCCTCCCCGGCAGGGTACGATCTGGTGGTGGACGCTCTGCTGGGTACCGGCCTGGATCGGGAGGTCCGTCCGCCCTACCGCGAGCTCATCGAGGCGGCAAACGCGGACACGGCCCCGGTGGTGGCCGTGGACATTCCCTCCGGGCTCCATTCCGATACCGGGCAGGTTCTGGGGGTGGCTGCCGCGGCCGAGCTGACGGTTACCTTCGTCGGCCTGAAGCGGGGCCTGTTCACCGCCGAGGGGCCCGGGACCGCCGGGGAAGTGCGCTTCGAAGGGCTGGGCATTCCCGAGGGGATCCGTTCCGCCCGGCCCGCCGCGGGCCGTCGCCTGGTCGCCGCGGCCCTACGGCTCGAGGCGCGGCGCGGGAACGCCCACAAGGGCGATTTCGGCCGCGTGGTGGTGGCCGGTGGGGCGACCGGGACCACCGGCGCCGCGGTCATGGCCGCCTGGTCGGCCCTGCGGGGCGGAGCCGGGTGGGTGGTATGCTGCCTTCCGCGGGAGGCCTCCGCGCAGGCGACCGCCAGTCGCCCCGAGCTGATGACCGCGGCGTGGGATTCGGACACGGGGTTGCCCGAGGCGGCCACCGCGCGGTCCGGGGTCCTGGCGGTGGGGCCGGGGATGGGGCGCTCCGCCCAGGCCCTCACCCTGCTGGAAGACGCCCTGGCCCAACCCGTACCCGTTGTCGTGGACGCCGACGGCCTGAACCTGCTGGCGGAGCACCCGCATCTGGTCGAGGCCGCGGCCTGCCGGGACGCCCCGACGGTGCTCACCCCCCACCCCGGGGAGGCCGCGCGGCTCCTCGGGACGGAGCCCGGCCGCGTCCAGGCGGATCGCTTCGAGGCCGCCCAGCGGATCGCGGAACGCTACGATGCCGTGTGCTGCCTGAAGGGCGCGGGTTCCGTTGTCCGCGCCCCGGATGGCCGCTACGCGGTGAATCCCACCGGCAATCCGGGGATGGCCATGGCCGGCCAGGGGGACGTTTTGACCGGGATCGTGGCGGCCCGCCTGGCTGCGGACCGGGGCGATGCTTTCCAGGCGTCCTGCCGCGCCGTCTGGGCCCACGGACGGGCGGCCGACCGGGTTGCCGAGGAGCGTGGGCCCTTCGGATACACCGCCACGGAATGTGCCGACGCGCTGCCCGGGGTCTGGGCGGAGCTTGTCCCTGCACCCCGCGCAGCGGCCAACAACTAG
- a CDS encoding 4a-hydroxytetrahydrobiopterin dehydratase — MELTDKRCAPCEGGTPPLSGEEAQSLLQELNASAEAQKTPWTVTADERQLKKGFKLKNFVEAVDFVNRIKDVAEEESHHPDLEVGYGKVVVRLTTHAIGGLSENDFILAAKIDALRS, encoded by the coding sequence ATGGAACTGACCGATAAACGCTGCGCCCCTTGCGAGGGCGGCACCCCTCCCCTCTCCGGCGAGGAGGCCCAGTCCCTGCTCCAGGAGCTCAACGCCTCTGCCGAGGCCCAGAAGACCCCCTGGACCGTAACCGCGGACGAGCGGCAGCTCAAGAAAGGCTTCAAGCTCAAGAACTTCGTGGAGGCGGTGGACTTCGTCAACCGCATCAAGGACGTCGCGGAGGAGGAGAGCCACCACCCGGACCTGGAAGTGGGCTACGGCAAGGTGGTGGTCCGCCTGACCACCCACGCCATCGGCGGCCTCTCCGAGAACGACTTCATCCTCGCCGCCAAGATCGACGCCCTGCGCTCCTGA
- a CDS encoding DUF2905 domain-containing protein, with the protein MSRILIVLGVVLIAAGLLWPLLQKAGLGRLPGDIVIQRDNFHFYFPLTTSILISLLVSLVIWLFRK; encoded by the coding sequence ATGTCGCGGATCCTGATCGTCCTCGGTGTCGTCCTTATCGCCGCGGGCCTGCTCTGGCCCCTGCTCCAGAAGGCGGGGCTGGGCCGCCTTCCGGGGGACATCGTCATCCAGCGGGACAACTTCCACTTCTACTTCCCCCTCACCACCTCCATCCTCATCAGCCTGCTGGTCAGTCTGGTGATCTGGCTGTTCCGGAAATAG
- the secF gene encoding protein translocase subunit SecF: MHLVPQDTHFPFLGHRRKAFAFSILLLLVAMGSLLTKGLNFGIDFTGGTLVEVGYSQEISVAEVREDLHATGIDRVIVQTFGAPEDILVRVPTTQGRDSATVSNEVLEALRTGAPEGVSVEMRRVEFVGPQVGEELTQQGLMALLYALIGILIYVAWRFELRFAVGSVAALLHDVLITLGVFSLTGLEFDLPVVAAVLAVIGYSLNDTIVVFDRIRENLRKMRKAGTEEVMNASVNQTLARTVVTSSTTLLVLLSLFFLGGPVIHGFATALITGVLIGTYSSVFVGAPLALVLGVTRSDMMSRKPSEEPEAGEVHGP; this comes from the coding sequence ATGCACCTGGTACCCCAGGACACCCATTTCCCCTTCCTTGGGCATCGCCGCAAGGCCTTCGCCTTCTCCATCCTGCTCCTGCTGGTGGCTATGGGCAGCCTCCTGACGAAGGGGCTGAACTTCGGCATCGACTTCACCGGCGGCACCCTGGTGGAGGTGGGCTACAGCCAGGAGATCTCGGTGGCGGAGGTGCGCGAGGACCTGCACGCGACCGGGATCGACCGGGTCATCGTGCAGACCTTCGGGGCCCCCGAGGACATCCTGGTGCGGGTACCCACCACCCAGGGCCGGGATTCGGCCACGGTCTCCAACGAGGTCCTCGAGGCCCTGCGTACCGGGGCCCCCGAGGGGGTCTCGGTGGAAATGCGCCGGGTGGAATTCGTAGGCCCGCAGGTGGGGGAGGAGCTGACCCAGCAGGGCCTCATGGCCTTGCTCTACGCCCTGATCGGCATCCTGATCTACGTGGCCTGGCGTTTCGAGCTGCGTTTCGCCGTGGGCAGCGTGGCCGCCCTGCTGCATGATGTCCTGATCACTCTGGGGGTGTTCTCCCTCACCGGTCTGGAGTTTGATCTGCCCGTGGTGGCGGCGGTGCTGGCGGTGATCGGCTACAGCCTCAATGACACCATCGTGGTGTTCGACCGGATCCGCGAGAACTTGCGCAAGATGCGCAAGGCGGGGACCGAGGAGGTGATGAACGCCAGCGTCAACCAGACCCTCGCCCGGACGGTGGTCACCTCCTCGACCACCCTGCTGGTGCTGCTCAGTCTGTTCTTCCTGGGCGGTCCCGTGATCCACGGCTTCGCCACCGCCCTGATTACTGGCGTGCTGATCGGCACCTATTCCTCCGTCTTCGTCGGCGCCCCGCTCGCGCTGGTCCTCGGGGTGACCCGGAGCGACATGATGAGCCGCAAGCCCAGCGAGGAACCGGAGGCCGGAGAGGTGCACGGTCCCTGA
- the secD gene encoding protein translocase subunit SecD has product MNRYPLWKYAVIAGAILLAILYAIPTFFGTDPGLLVSSTQGQARDVDLEEVKSALDDSGVEYRGIMRRDRGVAVRFDERETREEARDILQTQLDNHAVGPMRLSAVPGWLQAVGGKTMALGLDLRGGVHLLMEVEVAKAVERAYERYVDDLRTAFREAEVRYRDVQLVESAKDTYLRLKFDSPAEAEKAQDVVQNQYRELSLSPSERGGEFLQARVTPEERNRLQEWALEQSITTMRTRVNQLGVSEPVIQQQGEDRVVVQLPGIQDTARAKEVVGSTAQLEFKLVDEEHNLEKALEEGPPPGSDIYYGRQEGQPFLLKKRTALSGEFITDARAGFSQRNNQPLVHVSFDSRGARLFGRLTGDNVGQRMAILLDEEVITAPVIQERIGGGRAQITGMENPEESHDVALMLRAGALPAPAHVVEERTVGPTLGQDSIEQGFNSIVIGFLLVVAFMAVYYRLFGLVANVALVLNLVFIVAVMSLLQATLTLPGIAGIVLTVGMAVDANTLIFERIREEVRVGNTPHAAINAGYGKALSTIADANITTLIAALVLFQFGSGPVKGFAVTLSVGILTSMFTAIMVTRAIINLSVGRRRLARLSIGEG; this is encoded by the coding sequence ATGAACCGATATCCCCTCTGGAAGTACGCGGTAATCGCCGGCGCCATCCTGCTGGCGATCCTGTATGCCATCCCCACCTTCTTTGGCACCGACCCCGGCCTCCTGGTGAGCTCCACCCAGGGGCAGGCCCGGGATGTGGACCTGGAGGAGGTGAAGAGCGCCCTCGACGACTCCGGCGTGGAATACCGCGGCATCATGCGGCGGGACCGGGGCGTGGCGGTCCGGTTCGACGAGCGCGAGACGCGCGAGGAAGCCCGGGACATCCTCCAGACGCAGCTGGACAACCACGCGGTGGGGCCCATGCGTTTGTCCGCGGTGCCCGGTTGGCTCCAGGCCGTCGGCGGCAAGACCATGGCCCTCGGCCTGGACCTGCGCGGCGGGGTGCACCTCCTCATGGAGGTGGAGGTGGCCAAGGCCGTGGAGCGGGCCTACGAGCGCTATGTGGATGACCTGCGCACGGCCTTCCGCGAGGCGGAGGTCCGCTATCGCGACGTACAGCTGGTGGAATCGGCGAAGGACACCTACCTCCGGCTCAAGTTCGACAGCCCCGCCGAGGCCGAGAAGGCCCAGGATGTCGTCCAGAATCAGTACCGGGAGCTGAGCCTGTCCCCCAGCGAGCGCGGCGGGGAGTTCCTGCAGGCGCGGGTCACCCCCGAGGAGCGCAACCGGCTCCAGGAGTGGGCGCTGGAGCAGAGCATCACCACCATGCGCACCCGCGTGAACCAGCTCGGCGTTTCCGAGCCGGTGATCCAGCAGCAGGGCGAGGACCGGGTGGTGGTCCAGCTGCCCGGCATCCAGGACACCGCGCGCGCCAAGGAGGTGGTGGGCTCCACCGCCCAGCTCGAGTTCAAGCTGGTGGACGAGGAGCACAACCTGGAAAAGGCCCTCGAGGAGGGTCCCCCGCCCGGTTCCGACATCTACTACGGCCGCCAGGAGGGCCAGCCCTTCCTGCTGAAGAAGCGCACCGCCCTGTCCGGGGAGTTCATCACCGACGCCCGGGCCGGCTTCAGCCAGCGGAACAACCAGCCCTTGGTGCACGTGAGCTTCGATTCCCGCGGCGCCCGGCTGTTCGGCCGCCTCACCGGGGACAACGTGGGCCAGCGCATGGCCATCCTCCTGGACGAGGAGGTGATCACCGCCCCGGTGATCCAGGAGCGGATCGGGGGCGGCCGGGCCCAGATCACCGGCATGGAGAACCCCGAGGAGTCCCACGACGTGGCCCTGATGCTGCGGGCCGGGGCGCTGCCCGCGCCCGCTCACGTGGTGGAGGAGCGTACCGTGGGCCCGACCCTGGGCCAGGACTCCATCGAGCAGGGCTTCAATTCCATCGTCATCGGCTTCCTGCTGGTGGTGGCCTTCATGGCCGTGTACTACCGGCTGTTTGGCCTGGTGGCCAACGTGGCCCTGGTCCTCAACCTGGTGTTCATCGTGGCCGTCATGTCCCTGCTCCAGGCCACCCTGACCCTGCCCGGTATCGCCGGTATCGTGCTCACCGTTGGCATGGCCGTGGACGCCAATACCCTGATCTTCGAGCGCATCCGCGAGGAGGTGCGCGTGGGCAACACCCCCCACGCCGCCATCAACGCCGGCTACGGCAAGGCCCTGTCCACCATCGCTGACGCCAACATCACCACCCTGATCGCGGCCCTGGTGCTGTTCCAGTTCGGCAGCGGCCCGGTGAAGGGCTTCGCCGTTACTTTGTCGGTGGGCATCCTCACCTCCATGTTCACCGCCATCATGGTGACCCGGGCCATCATCAATCTTTCCGTGGGCCGCCGTCGGCTCGCGCGGCTATCCATCGGGGAGGGCTGA
- the yajC gene encoding preprotein translocase subunit YajC — protein sequence MAQTFQWIGTAHAQAGGAAEGPGFVATLVPLILIFVIFYLLIIRPQSKRMKQHREMVQNLEKGDEVITGGGFYGRVVRVNDDAVTVELAEGVRVKSQRESIQTVLPKGTLKD from the coding sequence ATGGCGCAGACTTTCCAGTGGATCGGTACGGCCCACGCCCAGGCAGGCGGCGCCGCGGAGGGCCCCGGCTTCGTGGCCACCCTGGTGCCCCTGATCCTCATCTTCGTCATCTTCTACCTGCTGATCATCCGGCCGCAGAGCAAGCGGATGAAGCAGCACCGGGAGATGGTCCAGAACCTGGAGAAGGGCGACGAGGTGATCACCGGCGGCGGCTTCTACGGCCGTGTGGTGCGGGTCAACGACGACGCCGTAACCGTGGAGCTCGCCGAAGGGGTGCGGGTAAAGTCCCAGCGGGAGAGCATCCAGACCGTCCTGCCCAAAGGCACCCTCAAGGACTGA
- a CDS encoding acetolactate synthase large subunit, giving the protein MNSAECLVTCLENENTRFVFGLPGEETLALYEALRESSIRVVTCRHEQGAAFMADVHGRLTGKPGVCISTLGPGATNLITGVADADLDRAPLVAITGQASLDRTHKESHQYLDLVSLFRPITKWNAQIKRGEVVPEMVRHAFREAALEKPGATHLDLPEDVADAPVRADATPLSSQPLPRPEPPMQELEQAADFLSRSRNALILAGNGVIRAGASDALRYFARSLNIPVAHTFMAKGVFPYNDPLAIMTAGIQARDYVACGFEAADAIICVGYDATEYAPKSWNPNREKPILHIAQTPAELDSHYTTEVEVVGDLESALNYLAEAVAPRADNIIPQLHDPVMRELRAHNEDTSVPFKPQRVLWDLHRVLDPRDIVVSDVGAHKVWVARMFPSSVPNTCIISNGFASMGIALPGAIAAKLTRPERRVVAVAGDGGALMNIQELETAVRLGTPFVLLVFSDGMYGLIEWKQQRRYGHSTEVGFGNPDWVKLAESFGALGARVTTSEELRPALQWAVDQDRPVIMEVPIDARENLKLTEQLGDLVCPI; this is encoded by the coding sequence ATGAACAGCGCCGAATGCCTGGTCACGTGTCTCGAGAACGAAAATACGCGCTTTGTCTTCGGCCTGCCGGGCGAGGAGACCCTGGCCCTCTACGAGGCCCTCCGGGAGAGTTCCATCCGGGTGGTCACCTGCCGGCACGAGCAGGGGGCGGCCTTCATGGCGGATGTCCACGGGCGCCTCACCGGGAAGCCGGGGGTCTGCATCTCCACCCTGGGGCCCGGGGCCACCAACCTGATCACCGGCGTGGCGGACGCGGACCTGGACCGGGCCCCCCTGGTGGCCATCACCGGCCAGGCCAGCCTCGACCGCACCCACAAGGAATCCCACCAGTACCTGGACCTGGTCTCCCTGTTCCGCCCCATCACCAAGTGGAACGCCCAGATCAAGCGGGGCGAGGTGGTGCCGGAGATGGTCCGCCACGCCTTCCGCGAGGCCGCCCTGGAGAAACCCGGGGCCACCCACCTGGACCTCCCCGAGGACGTGGCGGACGCGCCGGTGCGCGCCGATGCCACCCCGCTGTCCTCTCAGCCGCTGCCCCGGCCCGAGCCGCCCATGCAGGAGCTGGAGCAGGCCGCCGATTTCCTGTCCCGCAGCCGCAACGCCCTGATCCTGGCCGGCAACGGCGTGATCCGTGCGGGCGCCTCCGACGCCCTGCGCTACTTCGCCCGCAGCCTGAACATCCCGGTGGCGCATACCTTCATGGCCAAGGGCGTGTTCCCCTACAACGACCCCCTGGCCATCATGACCGCGGGCATCCAGGCGCGGGACTACGTGGCGTGCGGCTTCGAGGCCGCCGACGCCATCATCTGCGTGGGCTACGACGCCACCGAGTACGCCCCCAAGAGCTGGAACCCCAACCGCGAAAAGCCCATCCTGCACATCGCCCAGACGCCGGCGGAGCTGGATTCCCACTACACCACCGAGGTGGAGGTGGTGGGGGATCTGGAGAGCGCCCTGAACTACCTGGCGGAGGCGGTGGCCCCGCGCGCCGACAACATCATCCCCCAGCTCCACGATCCGGTGATGCGGGAGCTGCGCGCCCACAACGAGGACACCTCGGTGCCCTTCAAGCCCCAGCGGGTGCTGTGGGACCTGCACCGGGTGCTCGATCCCCGCGACATCGTGGTCTCCGACGTGGGGGCGCACAAGGTCTGGGTGGCGCGCATGTTCCCGTCCTCGGTCCCCAATACCTGCATCATCAGCAACGGCTTCGCCTCCATGGGCATCGCCCTGCCGGGCGCCATCGCCGCCAAGCTGACCCGCCCGGAGCGCCGGGTGGTGGCCGTGGCCGGGGACGGGGGCGCCCTGATGAACATCCAGGAGCTGGAGACGGCGGTGCGGCTGGGCACGCCGTTCGTGCTGCTGGTGTTCTCCGACGGCATGTACGGGCTGATCGAGTGGAAGCAACAGCGTCGCTACGGCCACTCCACGGAGGTGGGGTTCGGCAATCCGGACTGGGTGAAACTGGCGGAGAGCTTCGGGGCCCTGGGGGCGCGGGTCACCACTAGCGAGGAGCTGCGCCCCGCCCTGCAGTGGGCCGTGGACCAGGACCGGCCGGTGATCATGGAGGTACCCATCGACGCCCGGGAGAACCTCAAGCTCACCGAGCAGCTGGGCGACCTGGTCTGCCCGATCTAG
- the panD gene encoding aspartate 1-decarboxylase encodes MQLTLLKSKIHRATVTDADLDYEGSCAIDADLLEASGLREYERVEIYNVSNGERFATYAIRGERGSGVISMNGAAAHKASVGDLVILCAYAGLAEEEAEEHQPRIVWVDERNRIRRTSGVPERAA; translated from the coding sequence ATGCAGCTGACCCTGCTGAAGAGCAAGATCCATCGCGCCACCGTAACCGACGCCGACCTCGACTACGAAGGCAGCTGCGCGATTGACGCCGACCTGCTGGAGGCCAGCGGCCTGCGTGAGTACGAGCGGGTGGAGATATACAATGTCAGCAATGGCGAGCGATTCGCCACCTACGCCATCCGCGGGGAGCGGGGCTCGGGCGTCATCTCCATGAACGGCGCCGCGGCCCACAAGGCCTCCGTGGGGGATCTGGTGATACTTTGCGCATACGCCGGGCTGGCGGAGGAAGAGGCCGAGGAGCATCAGCCGCGGATCGTCTGGGTGGACGAGCGGAACCGGATTCGCCGCACCTCCGGGGTTCCCGAGCGGGCCGCCTGA
- the panC gene encoding pantoate--beta-alanine ligase, translating to MYATYTVAQLREVLAGYRRAGDRVALVPTMGNLHAGHMALVERARELAERVVVSVYVNPTQFGPGEDFEDYPRTFETDRERLLAAGVDVLFAPSTAEVYPDGPSAVAVTVDRVTEGLCGAGRPGHFGGVATIVAKLLCAARPDYAVFGKKDYQQWVVVRRLARNLLLDVAIEAAPIVREADGLALSSRNGYLSPAERQTAPCLYRALQEAVRAVEARSMDAREVEGEARRRLEECGMEPEYVEVRRREDLAEVTDLAGPRVLLAAAYLGGTRLIDNLEFGPSDGTLEE from the coding sequence ATGTACGCCACCTACACTGTTGCACAGCTGAGGGAGGTCCTGGCGGGCTACCGCCGCGCGGGTGACCGGGTGGCCCTGGTGCCCACCATGGGCAACCTCCACGCCGGGCACATGGCCCTGGTGGAGCGCGCGCGGGAGCTGGCCGAGCGGGTGGTGGTGTCCGTCTACGTCAATCCCACCCAGTTCGGCCCCGGCGAGGACTTCGAGGACTACCCGCGTACCTTCGAGACGGACCGCGAGCGGCTGCTCGCCGCCGGGGTGGACGTCCTGTTCGCGCCGAGCACCGCCGAGGTCTATCCCGACGGGCCCTCGGCGGTGGCGGTGACGGTGGACCGGGTGACGGAGGGCCTGTGCGGCGCCGGCCGCCCGGGGCATTTCGGCGGGGTGGCAACCATCGTCGCCAAGTTGCTGTGCGCCGCGCGTCCCGATTACGCCGTGTTCGGCAAGAAGGACTACCAGCAGTGGGTGGTGGTGCGCCGGCTGGCGCGGAACCTGCTGCTGGACGTGGCTATCGAGGCAGCGCCCATCGTCCGCGAGGCGGACGGCCTGGCCCTGAGCTCCCGCAACGGCTACCTGAGTCCCGCCGAGCGCCAGACCGCGCCTTGCCTGTACCGCGCCCTGCAGGAGGCGGTGCGGGCGGTGGAGGCGCGAAGCATGGACGCGCGGGAAGTGGAGGGGGAGGCCCGGCGCCGGCTCGAGGAGTGCGGTATGGAGCCGGAGTACGTGGAGGTCCGGAGGCGGGAGGACCTGGCGGAGGTCACGGACCTGGCCGGGCCCCGGGTCTTGTTGGCCGCCGCCTACCTGGGCGGCACCCGTCTGATCGATAACCTGGAATTCGGTCCGTCCGACGGCACGTTGGAGGAATAG